A DNA window from Gopherus evgoodei ecotype Sinaloan lineage chromosome 22, rGopEvg1_v1.p, whole genome shotgun sequence contains the following coding sequences:
- the LOC115638772 gene encoding uncharacterized protein KIAA1958-like — translation MNENVCDDMYNNVSSVAMDLSNLVTWAHTHGTICSQIPSLEIIQNMGNATRDNSVLWICESGHAYHWPCGALYFRSQEEREEAAERKKRSRSYDSWSMEHNLSEKKYRVASPFEKKKADSVNMGSCSRSPEIMQKKEDTFCVISDTMTKEKQSGVVPQKDSYSMRSCFAAELSLPSTDYHAKTDHGNEEPESREDLQDISDEEEFETDTGDQLRRSNCDSERVFQNKAAFTEEELQMHGDSKVISKRAATQRSVSVFKEKAAVIPCLQESSEHSHHRSLENNCLKLTAFQPTKSKSKTSKAGNSCESTASKEQLKPFPVSSMETKAQFEPTPILAFYDTALTGAVHQQLQLCPAVCTSSGMGLAANCAEIPTEENKQPGPPNSANSLALPTLENENSEDNLPVASNKKTLKKSESKRIRNIGDIKMFRDWLASHYPSEMREIFTLPPAVLDNYLASFYTRVRKQNGTEFSANSLFFFQSSIDRYLKEHKYEYNVIKGPEFTASQEALKVKCQNLAQKERERDWNILENLTDKDVEDLRKKGILSRMHPEGFLHLMLVNIIRGFGTHTHSQTPNLWWGQIVLKKNEEGLEYLEWKDDLNTQASTEESVLCIYAKPDNPGNCPVRDYKEYAKRRPLDMHHDRDPFYLSPKPLCCIWDQIWYCRKSLTKTKMEKMMKVIVQQVKGSEKKSMK, via the exons atg AACGAGAACGTTTGTGATGACATGTACAACAATGTGAGCTCAGTTGCCATGGATCTATCTAATTTAGTGACTTGGGCACATACTCATGGAACTATATGCAGTCAAATCCCAAGCTTGGAAATTATACAGAATATGGGAAATGCCACCAGGGACAATTCTGTTTTGTGGATATGTGAATCTGGACATGCATATCATTGGCCCTGTGGGGCATTATACTTCAGAAGCCAGGAGGAAAGGGAGGAAGCTGCAGAACGGAAAAAGAGGTCCAGAAGCTATGACTCCTGGTCAATGGAACATAATTTAAGTGAAAAGAAGTACAGGGTAGCCTCaccttttgaaaaaaagaaagctgattcAGTTAACATGGGCTCATGCAGCAGATCCCCCGAAATAATGCAGAAGAAAGAGGACACGTTCTGTGTAATCTCTGATACAATGACAAAAGAAAAGCAGAGTGGAGTAGTTCCTCAGAAAGACAGCTATTCCATGAGGTCATGCTTTGCTGCAGAACTGAGTCTTCCATCAACTGACTATCATGCCAAAACTGACCACGGTAATGAAGAGCCAGAAAGCAGGGAGGACCTGCAAGACATCTCTGATGAAGAAGAATTTGAAACAGATACAGGAGACCAACTACGCAGAAGTAATTGTGATTCTGAAAGGGTATTCCAGAATAAAGCAGCATTTACTGAGGAGGAACTGCAAATGCATGGAGATAGTAAGGTCATTAGCAAACGAGCAGCCACCCAGAGATCAGTTTCTGTCTTTAAAGAAAAGGCTGCAGTAATTCCCTGTTTACAAGAGAGTTCAGAACACAGCCATCATAGGAGCCTGGAAAACAACTGCTTGAAGTTAACAGCTTTTCAGCCTACAAAGTCCAAAAGCAAAACCTCTAAAGCAGGGAATTCCTGTGAATCAACAGCATCCAAAGAACAGTTAAAGCCATTTCCTGTCTCCAGCATGGAAACAAAGGCCCAGTTTGAGCCCACCCCAATCCTGGCTTTCTATGACACTGCACTCACTGGAGCTGTCCATCAGCAGCTCCAGCTGTGCCCAGCTGTGTGCACCTCATCAGGAATGGGACTAGCTGCGAACTGTGCTGAAATACCTACCGAGGAGAACAAACAGCCAGGACCACCGAATTCTGCAAATTCTTTAGCCCTGCCTACTCTGGAGAATGAAAACTCTGAGGACAATCTGCCTGTGGCTTCAAACAAAA AGACATTGAAGAAGTCGGAGAGTAAGAGAATTCGTAATATTGGTGATATAAAAATGTTCAGAGACTGGTTGGCTTCGCATTATCCTTCTGAAATGCGTGAGATCTTCACACTGCCACCTGCAGTCCTTGATAATTACCTAGCCTCCTTCTATACTAGAGTCAGGAAGCAGAATGGCACAGAGTTTTCCGCCAACTCTTTATTCTTCTTTCAGAGCAGTATAGACAGATACCTCAAGGAACACAAATACGAGTATAATGTGATTAAAGGGCCTGAGTTCACAGCATCTCAGGAAGCTTTAAAAGTAAAATGCCAGAATCTAGCacagaaggagagggagagagattggAATATTTTGGAAAACCTGACAGATAAAGATGTAGAGGATCTTCGTAAAAAGGGCATACTGAGTCGAATGCATCCGGAAGGATTTCTGCACCTAATGCTTGTAAACATCATCCGAGGctttgggacacacacacacagtcagacTCCAAATCTGTGGTGGGGGCAGATTGTgttaaaaaagaatgaggagggattagAGTACTTGGAGTGGAAAGATGATCTGAACACACAGGCAAGCACAGAAGAGTCAGTTCTATGTATTTATGCCAAACCTGATAATCCAGGCAACTGTCCAGTCAGGGACTATAAAGAGTATGCTAAGAGAAGGCCACTGGATATGCATCATGACCGCGATCCATTTTACTTATCTCCTAAACCTTTGTGCTGCATATGGGACCAAATATGGTACTGTAGAAAATCACTGACAAAAACCAAAATGGAGAAAATGATGAAAGTCATCGTCCAGCAAGTTAAAGGATCTGAAAAAAAGTCCATGAAATAA
- the MISP gene encoding mitotic interactor and substrate of PLK1 — MFKYTPPWQVLCATLEPRAQGQQNVFHAEGFQVYEELAINPTGELQLRVQEDASEELTEESPQEMDRVTRNLIFHIPHTTPECNTHQASLSAELRAESSDDVIAPYSQGNQKAETGHDWRPRYLPEDRSELATNSLAAGRDLWTPPPDRESKLELVKSGMLYDIRAYREERKPSKLYSDDEEDLNYPLTHLDISPEKAKELKEERKKVIQSQVVRRRSTVAEKRNSMEELDSLSTGSAGRHEAKQGGGYATSFALCFDSPSPVQERTPVDPENIDSEQINFAAVRQQFLMLEKTNPRVLFSPRQQVMSPKPESIQNACEGEWHSAEAVVKMFMDYDDANAPSQREINGYDVVYKTPMAEELYAPKTAGIEREEPNGRMASLTKASSRDDLDSGLGEMSNESSAGYISDGSMSNEVFDTQLDFKASNQDPTKELKAKNETPIEREIRLAMEREESLRKERGIQRQTSGNELVEIQTKPLLSTSLFSSRKVKDKGRVSFYVQREIEQETKREEDLKKEGRLLGMYDKGTQQELGERKKVFEQEDASPAPHKTAFAKKSEDLTGPLNGKFAVQQAMGGSFGPMESTTDGKRVPNHNVNLISFQVYQPYSTLNTNKGNMADELLSCNQPSGSCSKLVDEDSFGARCPSTTERADSTPSPEERVRVHKEYFATRFWKPKISFVTEQGTQGLLGKEKMLEPTGSQEDQYTLKKCKPQTSWLIKEEIRNALQREQELQEQRRHRLLTDSFSPASNDSSAWEKGFQPQLSSQSSAASGIADSYWMTESPVSVPASHQSGTPGSASPPKVPSPYHGYTGRHASETAHDGPTGPPWDEKKKLKLKEDRKYASIEASDDVNAEILESTRVTRHKNAMAKRWESGQFFNKDNA; from the exons GGACAGCAAAACGTCTTTCATGCAGAAGGCTTTCAGGTGTATGAGGAACTCGCGATTAACCCCACAGGTGAACTGCAGCTCAGAGTCCAGGAAGACGCTTCTGAAGAGTTGACTGAGGAATCGCCCCAGGAAATGGACAGAGTCACCAGAAACCTGATCTTCCATATCCCTCACACAACTCCTGAATGCAACACTCACCAAGCCAGCTTGTCTGCAGAACTGAGAGCCGAGAGCAGTGATGACGTGATTGCTCCCTACAGCCAGGGCAACCAGAAGGCTGAAACTGGCCATGACTGGAGACCCAGATATCTGCCAGAAGACAGATCTGAATTAGCAACAAActccctggctgctggaaggGATCTCTGGACTCCACCTCCAGACAGAGAGTCCAAACTAGAGCTCGTGAAGTcggggatgttgtatgatatcaGGGCTTATAGAGAGGAGAGGAAGCCATCCAAGCTGTACTCGGATGATGAAGAAGACCTGAATTACCCACTCACCCATTTGGACATCTCCCCCGAGAAAGCAAAAGAGCTCAAAGAGGAGAGGAAGAAGGTCATCCAAAGCCAGGTGGTGAGGAGAAGATCCACCGTGGCTGAGAAGCGGAATTCCATGGAGGAGCTGGATTCTCTAAGCACAGGCTCAGCTGGTAGGCATGAGGCTAAGCAGGGAGGAGGCTATGCCACCAGCTTTGCCCTTTGCTTTGACAGCCCTTCCCCAGTGCAAGAGAGGACGCCCGTCGACCCTGAAAACATAGACAGTGAGCAGATCAACTTTGCCGCTGTCCGGCAACAGTTCCTCATGCTGGAAAAGACTAACCCGCGCGTCCTCTTCAGCCCGAGGCAGCAAGTTATGTCTCCAAAGCCAGAATCAATTCAGAACGCCTGTGAGGGAGAGTGGCACAGCGCTGAGGCTGTGGTGAAGATGTTTATGGACTATGACGATGCCAACGCACCCAGCCAGAGAGAGATCAACGGGTATGATGTGGTGTACAAGACACCCATGGCTGAGGAGCTGTATGCTCCCAAAACGGCTGGTATAGAAAGGGAAGAGCCCAATGGGAGAATGGCCAGCTTGACCAAAGCATCTTCCAGAGATGACCTGGACTCCGGCTTGGGTGAAATGTCCAATGAGTCCAGTGCAGGTTACATTAGCGATGGAAGCATGTCCAATGAGGTCTTCGACACTCAGCTGGATTTCAAAGCCAGCAACCAGGATCCCACCAAAGAGCTGAAGGCCAAGAATGAGACGCCCATTGAACGGGAAATCCGCTTGGCAATGGAGAGGGAGGAAAGCCTACGGAAAGAGAGAGGGATCCAGAGACAGACCAGCGGCAATGAGCTGGTGGAAATCCAGACCAAGCCCCTCCTCTCCACATCTCTATTTTCCTCCAGGAAAGTGAAAGACAAAGGCCGTGTTTCCTTCTACGTCCAGAGGGAGATCGAGCAGGAAACCAAGCGGGAAGAAGATCTGAAGAAGGAAGGGAGGCTACTGGGGATGTATGATAAGGGGACGCAGCAGGAACTGGGTGAGCGCAAGAAAGTGTTTGAGCAGGAAGatgcctccccagccccacacaaaACAGCGTTTGCAAAGAAATCAGAGGATCTAACGGGGCCCCTGAACGGCAAATTTGCAGTACAGCAAGCCATGGGTGGCAGTTTCGGCCCCATGGAGAGCACCACAGATGGAAAGAGAGTCCCTAACCACAACGTGAATCTAATAAGCTTCCAGGTTTATCAGCCATATTCTACGCTAAACACAAATAAGGGAAACATGGCGGATGAGCTGCTGTCATGCAATCAGCCGTCTGGCAGCTGCAGCAAATTGGTGGATGAGGATTCCTTCGGGGCAAGGTGCCCCAGCACTACAGAGAGGGCAGATTCCACACCAAGTCCAGAGGAGAGGGTCAGGGTGCACAAGGAATACTTTGCCACTCGGTTCTGGAAACCCAAGATCTCCTTTGTGACTGAGCAGGGGACACAAGGCCTGCTCGGAAAGGAAAAGATGCTGGAGCCAACGGGCTCCCAGGAGGACCAGTATACCCTGAAGAAGTGCAAGCCCCAGACATCTTGGCTGATCAAGGAGGAGATCCGGAATGCTCTGCAGAGggaacaggagctgcaggaacagCGGAGGCACAGGCTGCTGACTGAcagcttctctccagccagcAATGACAGCTCTGCCTGGGAGAAGGGCTTCCAGCCTCAGCTTTCATCTCAGAGTTCAG CCGCCTCAGGCATCGCTGACAGCTACTGGATGACTGAATCCCCCGTCTCTGTCCCTGCCTCGCACCAATCAGGGACGCCAGGGTCGGCCTCTCCACCTAAGGTGCCCAGTCCCTATCACGGCTACACAGGCAGACACGCCTCTGAAACAGCCCATGACGGTCCCACGGGGCCCCCGTGGGACGAGAAGAAGAAGCTGAAGCTGAAGGAAGACAGGAAG TATGCGAGCATTGAAGCAAGCGATGACGTCAACGCAGAG aTTTTAGAAAGTACCAGAGTGACTCGCCACAAGAATGCCATGGCCAAACGCTGGGAATCAGGACAGTTCTTCAACAAAGATAATGCCTGA